One region of Salvia miltiorrhiza cultivar Shanhuang (shh) chromosome 3, IMPLAD_Smil_shh, whole genome shotgun sequence genomic DNA includes:
- the LOC131015917 gene encoding non-specific lipid-transfer protein 8-like, translating to MLINEAAIHNISTCLATMASLSQATAFVAMVILLAAAAAPSWAAITCSDVIKDLRPCLNYLKSGSGAPPTPCCDGASSLAAAASTTADKQAACNCLKNAAKSITLKPELAKALPANCGISMPFQISPNVDCSKIS from the exons ATGCTTATAAATGAAGCAGCAATACACAACATCTCAACTTGCCTAGCAACCATGGCTTCTTTGAGTCAAGCAACTGCGTTTGTGGCTATGGTTATACTCTTAGCAGCAGCGGCTGCACCGTCGTGGGCTGCCATCACATGCAGCGACGTGATAAAGGACTTGAGGCCGTGCCTCAACTATCTCAAGAGTGGGAGCGGGGCGCCGCCGACTCCCTGCTGTGACGGTGCGTCCagcctggcggcggcggccagCACCACGGCCGACAAGCAGGCCGCCTGCAACTGCCTCAAGAATGCGGCGAAGAGCATCACTCTCAAGCCTGAGCTCGCCAAAGCTCTTCCCGCCAACTGTGGGATCTCCATGCCCTTTCAAATCTCGCCTAACGTTGATTGCTCCAA GATCAGTTAA